The Vicinamibacterales bacterium genome window below encodes:
- a CDS encoding cytidine deaminase — protein MNDILGLFTKHDDLTAVERTLVKVAMNAPDRAHCFQSNFPVGSAVLAANEEGMVRMFHGCNVENDFFPATICAERNAVTTAVMEGYKHLKTVAVFCRKYPGGSPCGVCRQVLTQFGRGGILLNIVDHDGNVRRGAIDELLPAASGPTIHCTYQTANERKLVKAALGERCKSHVPYSRNARGAVLVGFNAGGKRRAFKGAVIDNASYGASVGCESAAMTAARLAGFINDPTLVVTVNAVNGHNPIDGECLQILREFGRDAKILLVGEDQSLVRTTLLELLPDSFGPEAL, from the coding sequence ATGAACGACATCCTCGGATTGTTTACCAAGCACGACGATCTCACTGCTGTCGAACGTACCCTGGTCAAAGTGGCCATGAATGCCCCCGACCGCGCCCACTGCTTCCAGTCCAACTTCCCTGTCGGCAGCGCTGTGCTGGCCGCCAACGAAGAGGGCATGGTGCGCATGTTCCACGGCTGCAATGTCGAGAACGACTTCTTCCCTGCCACCATTTGCGCTGAGCGAAACGCTGTCACCACGGCGGTGATGGAAGGCTACAAGCACCTCAAGACTGTCGCCGTCTTCTGCCGAAAGTACCCTGGAGGCTCACCTTGCGGTGTCTGTCGTCAGGTGCTGACGCAGTTCGGCCGCGGCGGTATTCTGCTCAATATCGTCGACCACGACGGCAATGTGCGTCGGGGCGCCATTGATGAGCTGCTCCCCGCAGCCAGCGGCCCGACCATTCACTGCACATACCAGACCGCCAACGAGCGTAAACTCGTCAAAGCTGCCCTGGGCGAGCGTTGCAAGTCGCACGTTCCTTATTCCAGAAATGCGCGTGGCGCTGTTCTCGTCGGCTTTAATGCTGGCGGCAAACGACGCGCATTCAAGGGAGCGGTGATCGACAACGCTTCGTATGGTGCCTCGGTCGGTTGCGAAAGCGCGGCCATGACCGCTGCTCGCCTGGCCGGTTTCATCAACGACCCGACCCTGGTTGTCACCGTCAATGCTGTGAACGGTCACAACCCCATCGACGGCGAATGCCTGCAGATTCTGCGGGAGTTCGGCCGTGACGCCAAGATTCTCCTCGTTGGCGAAGACCAGTCTCTGGTTCGCACCACCCTCTTGGAGCTCTTGCCGGATTCGTTCGGCCCCGAAGCCCTGTAG